The nucleotide window GGGTTTTTTATTCTTCAGTGAAAGGGGAATTGCAAAAATCACAGTTAAAAATTCAGGGAATGCCGTTGTCGGTAATGCAAGTTTTCGAGTTTATAATGGAATCACCAAACAATCGTTCTTCTGGTTAACCCAAAGTGGTACCACTCAGTTTTTTTTGGAAGACTTAGCCAATTACAGAAACCGCTTAGGAACTGCTAACTTACTTACCTCGCTTGGATCAGTCAATGGACGTCAGTTTCTCTATTTACAAGTACAAACCGCTTTCACTTCACCCACTCAATATTCATCCATTGGATATATCATTTCCAGTACCGATGGGGAGTATTATGACCAAGTAACAAAGATTGATGGTGTCACTATTAAAGTTGATTCGGGAAACGAATACTTCTTAAAGATTTCCAAACCGATGTTCAATGGATCGGAATATGTTTTTTTCTTATCGGAGGAAAGGGATACAAGCCCTCCTTCTCCAGCAAACTTTCTATCAAACCGAAACTTAATTTTTAAAATCCCCCAGTCTTTCCCTAACACAAGTGAAGTTATCAACCTTCCCATTGCCTCCGATGCTTACTTGTATCGACCAGATATGTTTCCTTGGATTTACCCGGCATTTTATTTCTCTGGGCGTTATCTCGTCACCCCAACCTACTACGCAGCAACGGAAACAAGACCTACTCTTTTAAACGAAAATTTCGCAGTAACCCAAGACGCTGTTTTGGGGTTTAGTTGTATGCTAGCGGACTCAAATCTCGGAGCTATCTCTTACCAATTGATCAATGTAGCAGGAACCGAATACTTGCAATGCCAAAGCTCATCTTCTTTACCATTAGGGAACACAACATACCAAGTCCGTAGCCTGGACAGTGTTGGACTCTCCAATCGTATTGTTACTTTTGATACAGGTGGAGGTGGATATACATTCCAAACCCCCCCCATTTTATGTGAGGGGAAAATTAGTTGCCTTATTGAATTTTAGCACGAATGTATCAGGATTTACCTTCCCTACAGATAATTATGGAGGATCCAATCCAACGATTACAAAAAATACAAGCCCAATCACAGGGTTTAGCACCACATTGGCAAATGCGACCCCATTAATTCGCAGTGTGAAGAGTTCAGGGAACTCCGACTTTTTTCTTCTTTCCTCTAGTCCTACCACTATTTCACCGAATTATGAAATCTATCGAAGTACAGATTCATTGGCCAGCGCCTCTGTCTTGCCACAAATCCCAGCAGAATACAATTCTCCCATTACCAATGCAGAACAATTGCAATCTGCCAATGGAAAATTAAACTATAGCTGGTCCATCTATGGCCCGATTGGAATTGGTTCCTTACCTATTTACCTCACCCGTTTTACAAAAGATGATGGGAATTGGGAAGATGTCCCTCGATTGATTAAAATCCGCTAAAAAAGGGATTCATTTGGGAAAAGTTGTCTTTTCTTTTAGAAAAGAATTCACTATCGATTCATATTCAGTAAAACGTGTATCTATCGACTTACAATGAAGGGCGCCCCAATCTGTAACCATTAGTTGTTTACGATTTGATTTTAAATTTTGGAAAATCTCTTCGGAATGAGCAACTGGAGTTACCTCATCCTCCTTAGAATGGATGAGAAGGACCGGTATAGAAATGAATTTTGCCGCTTTTTTGGGAGACACTTCGTCCACAAGAAAGTCCGCCCTCACCTCCGCAATAGACAGAGCGACAGGAGAAAGAAATAGAACCAATGGGGAGTAAATATCGACAGCACGTTTTTCCACAATCGAACGCATATCCATAAACGGAGAGTCCGCAATCACAAAGGCAAAGTCGCTTCGTCCTTCTGCGTATTGTAAGGCTGTAGCTGCCCCAAACGAAGCACCAAAAATACCGATCTCTTCTTCGGGAACAGTACTAATCTCAGAAAAAAATTCCATCGCACGTTCCAAATCATGTTTTTCGTAATACCCGTACGTTCCGTATTCTCCCGCACTTTCACCATGCCGGCGAGCGTCATAAGTAAATAAACTGCATCCTCGTTTCCAAAATAAAGGTGCATACTTGAGAACACCATAACGGGTCCTTCCATGTCCATGGAGCAAAACTACACCACATTTTTTCTTTTTAGGATTTTTGAAATACCAACCACGAAGCCGCAGACTTCCATTTTGAAATCGAACGGATTCTGGTTCGGGAAGCCCAAAATCAGTAAAGGAATTAATATTTAATTTCGTCTTATCTTCCTCTAAGTTGGAGACAGGAAAGGAGATAATAGAAGAGGAAAAGTAATAACCTGCGCCTAGCAAAAAAAAGGTGAGAAATATTATAAATATACTAAAAATCTTTTTCATCAAAGGACCTAGTTGGAAAAATCTAGGAAAGACCACAATAGGAAAAGCGAATTTTCCAAAATGCCAGTTTTTGATGAGAAAAAGAATTGCCGGCGTAAGATCCTTCCATCATTTCTTAAGGAAATCTATGAAACTATATTTAGCGTGCCTATCCCTCCTCCTTAGCCTTTCTTTTGTGAACTGTCGCACTATGGATGCTGCCATCCAATATCCTGAATCGGGAAAAACAGACCTAGGCATCTCCAAAGTTGCTGTTTTGCTTTTTGACATTGAAGAAGCAAAATGGGGGGATGAGTTCACTGATGCTGTATCTTTACAAATAGCAAAGTTACTCCCTATCAAAGTCATCGAGAGGGAACAACTTTCTAAAGTGGTGAACGAACAAAGTTTTTCAAAAACAGGAATTATCGATACGCAAACAGCCGTTCGCCTAGGGAAAGTTTTAGGTGTGGATGCACTTATCTTTGGAAGGGGATCAGCCTTAAAAAAATACGATGAAAAAGGCAAACTCATCCCCAATTTAGTAGATACAGTTTCATTAAAAATCGTTCACATTGAATCTGGCCATGTCATTGTTAATGCTCGTAAAAAACCAGGGGCCGATTGGACTTTTGGTCGAGTTTTACAATATAGTTTGGGGCTCGGACTCATTTGGAGTCGAGAGGACATTCTACTCTCAACCAGCCAATACGACGTTGTAGCAGAAAGTTTGGTGGAACGTATTGTTTCAGAATTAAAGAAATAATTTATCTTAAATCAAAAGGACAAACGATGAAAATTAATATTGGAATCCCAGAAGAAGAAAGAAGTGCTATTTCCGAGTCTTTAAAAAAACTCTTGGCGGATACGTACACTCTGTATCAAAAAACCCATAGTTACCATTGGAACGTTACAGGGCCCATGTTCCAAACTCTACATATTTTGTTTATGACTCAATACACAGAACTTTGGAATGCAATCGACCCCATTGCCGAAAGGATTAGATCCCTAGGATACTACGCTCCTATGGGTGGATGGGAATTTGCAAAGTATTCAAGTATAACAGAAGATAAGGAAGTGCCCAAAGCCAAAGAAATGATCAAACATTTGGTAGAAGGAAACGAAGCGGTGATCCGCACGGCACGCGCCGCTTACGAGCCTGCAGAAAAAGGAAACGATCAAGCCACATTGGATCTACTCACACAAAGACTCGACATACATGAAAAAACCGCTTGGATGTTGCGATCGTTACTAGAAGAATAAACAAATTTGAACAGTAGTCAAATCCAGACTACTGTTTGTTCATCCACTAAAACCAGTCTAGTTCCAACCTAAGCTTACCAACTAACGTATAATTTTTCTTTTTTTTATTGCAAACTTATTGTATCTTACTTTAACTTTAAGTTATGCGAACCAAAAACTCAAGAATTTAATAATACTTCTTTGTTCAAAATTTCCAAATACTCTTTCTGGTGAGTAAAATGGATATAATGACCGCCGAATGGAATAGTTTTGATTTTAACATTCGTGAAGAATTTTTCTATCAAAATCAAATCATCCTTTGTGATATATTCCGAAGCCCCACCCACAATAAACAAAACCCTTGTATCAGAATGAATTACCTCAGGAAAAGGATGATCAAAAACTCGTCTTGCTTGGTTTAGTCCCGATACATTCAGCTTCCAACGATATTCACCCGAATCCAACCTCTCCAAACTCATTTGTAAAAATTGGCGGATAAACGTGTCCGGTAGATATTTTGCCATCTCTGTATCAATGTCCGTTCGTGAAGAAAATCCACCAAGCGGAAAGGACATTGAAGCGATTTCTTTCTCATAAACGAAGGGATAAGACCTAGGTGCGATGTCCTGGACGATTAAAGTTTTTAAAACACCCTGATGAGTAAAATCAAAATACATAGCCACAAGTCCACCCATTGAATGTCCGAGTAGAATAGGATTTTGAATTTGGTGATCCGATAGGAATTCTTCCAAATCTTCGGACATAAGTTTTATGGAGTGTTCGTTTGCGTGAGGAGAATCTCCATGGTTTCTTTGGTCCAGGGTATAAACGGATCCAAATTCAGAGAGGGCCTTAGCCACCGTAACCCAGTTTTTCGAAGAACCAAATAACCCATGTAAGATGACGATCTCACCGATGGATTTCTGATTTTCTGAAGTTGGCGAAAAGGGATAAAGTTTAAAACTTAATTTCAAGAAAAGCCTTCTTACCGAAAACATTCCTTCTTTAGAATTTGCAAATGAGGAAGGATTTGTTTTTTTTCCCTAGGGCCCACTTCTGACGCATACCGAATCATTTGGCCTATCTCAGATTTAATTCCTTCTCCCACAGGAGAAAAACAAGGAATGGAATCCGGATCCTTTGTCATGGAATGCAAATTTGCCACCAAGTCTTTTGTGTATAAATTTACATAATTGCCTGTAGGAAATAAATAAATATAACGCAGTTTTCCCTTACGCATTTCTTCCAATCGACATTTCAAATCAGTTCCGCATTCTACTGCCGGCATACTTTCTGAGGCCAGATAACCTGCGTAATCTGAATGTTTTGTTTTGGGATAGGACTCAAGTAACTTCCAGAAGTAATTAGAATCCACGTAGTATTTTCCGGAAGCATAATCATATAATAACTTGGTTTGGTGGCGTTTTAAAAATTCCAGAGTGGCAGGATCGTTGTCAGGTTTGATCCCTTTTTCGTTCATCAGATCCACGGTTTTCTTTAAAAAAAATCCAGCCTTCGCACGAATGAAAATAAAGTCATCACCGGTATATTTCCCAGAACCGGAAATTTGAAAGATAGTATCGGTGATTTCTTGTTTGTCCGTAAAATCAACGTTTTTCGAGAGAACCATTCGTTCGGCTTCAAATAACAAAGTAGACAGATATTGTTTCGTTGGAACAGAACGCACCACCGACCGTTTGATAAACCCAGAAAGTCCATCTTCTAACTTAACCGGAATCCAGTCCTCTTTGGGACTTTCAAGAGAATCTTTATCATAAGAAACAGGTTCACCAAACTTGAGTTTGCGAAGAACATCACTTTTCTGGTCAGCAAACAAATGTAAGTTTAGTCCAATCACGGGAATCACAATTACAGAACTAGAATCCCGTTTCAGAAGTTCAGAAGGTTTTATCTGTTTGGTTTTTTCCTGAATCGTGGGTGCTGCCACAAGCGAACCAAACAATAATGAAAAAAATACAACCTGTCCGACAAAAGAAAATATGTCGGAAGTCAATAGAAAGAAAAATCCAAAACGAGAAGACACCAACCCTCTACGAAATTTTTTAAGTAAAGGGCCGGATTTCATTTTACTTTTGTAAATCCTCAACCATTTGTTTGATGCGAGAGACACCTTTTTCGATGTCTTTATCACCTAACGCATAAGACAATCGAATGGCTTTGTCATCCCCGAAAGCAATCCCGGGAACTGCTGCTACATTGTATTTATCGAGTAAAACATCACAAAATAGTTTGGAGTAAGAACTTTCTTTTTTCTCTGCCACTAACTTCTTAAATCCAGGAGTTTCGTAAACACCAGAGATATAAGGGAAAGCATAAAACGCACCTTCTGGCATCCGACACTCGAATCCTGGAATCTCGCGCAAAAGTCCAACGATGAGTTTACGGCGTTTGTCAAAAGCTTTCAACATATCCGCAACAGGAGTTTGGTCTCCCGTGAGAGCCGCCTCTGCCGCAGCTTGGGAAATGGAAGAA belongs to Leptospira wolbachii serovar Codice str. CDC and includes:
- a CDS encoding alpha/beta hydrolase; its protein translation is MKKIFSIFIIFLTFFLLGAGYYFSSSIISFPVSNLEEDKTKLNINSFTDFGLPEPESVRFQNGSLRLRGWYFKNPKKKKCGVVLLHGHGRTRYGVLKYAPLFWKRGCSLFTYDARRHGESAGEYGTYGYYEKHDLERAMEFFSEISTVPEEEIGIFGASFGAATALQYAEGRSDFAFVIADSPFMDMRSIVEKRAVDIYSPLVLFLSPVALSIAEVRADFLVDEVSPKKAAKFISIPVLLIHSKEDEVTPVAHSEEIFQNLKSNRKQLMVTDWGALHCKSIDTRFTEYESIVNSFLKEKTTFPK
- a CDS encoding CsgG/HfaB family protein, giving the protein MKLYLACLSLLLSLSFVNCRTMDAAIQYPESGKTDLGISKVAVLLFDIEEAKWGDEFTDAVSLQIAKLLPIKVIEREQLSKVVNEQSFSKTGIIDTQTAVRLGKVLGVDALIFGRGSALKKYDEKGKLIPNLVDTVSLKIVHIESGHVIVNARKKPGADWTFGRVLQYSLGLGLIWSREDILLSTSQYDVVAESLVERIVSELKK
- a CDS encoding alpha/beta fold hydrolase — protein: MKLSFKLYPFSPTSENQKSIGEIVILHGLFGSSKNWVTVAKALSEFGSVYTLDQRNHGDSPHANEHSIKLMSEDLEEFLSDHQIQNPILLGHSMGGLVAMYFDFTHQGVLKTLIVQDIAPRSYPFVYEKEIASMSFPLGGFSSRTDIDTEMAKYLPDTFIRQFLQMSLERLDSGEYRWKLNVSGLNQARRVFDHPFPEVIHSDTRVLFIVGGASEYITKDDLILIEKFFTNVKIKTIPFGGHYIHFTHQKEYLEILNKEVLLNS
- a CDS encoding Dps family protein — encoded protein: MKINIGIPEEERSAISESLKKLLADTYTLYQKTHSYHWNVTGPMFQTLHILFMTQYTELWNAIDPIAERIRSLGYYAPMGGWEFAKYSSITEDKEVPKAKEMIKHLVEGNEAVIRTARAAYEPAEKGNDQATLDLLTQRLDIHEKTAWMLRSLLEE
- a CDS encoding SH3 domain-containing protein, producing the protein MKSGPLLKKFRRGLVSSRFGFFFLLTSDIFSFVGQVVFFSLLFGSLVAAPTIQEKTKQIKPSELLKRDSSSVIVIPVIGLNLHLFADQKSDVLRKLKFGEPVSYDKDSLESPKEDWIPVKLEDGLSGFIKRSVVRSVPTKQYLSTLLFEAERMVLSKNVDFTDKQEITDTIFQISGSGKYTGDDFIFIRAKAGFFLKKTVDLMNEKGIKPDNDPATLEFLKRHQTKLLYDYASGKYYVDSNYFWKLLESYPKTKHSDYAGYLASESMPAVECGTDLKCRLEEMRKGKLRYIYLFPTGNYVNLYTKDLVANLHSMTKDPDSIPCFSPVGEGIKSEIGQMIRYASEVGPREKKQILPHLQILKKECFR